One region of Candidatus Omnitrophota bacterium genomic DNA includes:
- the glgA gene encoding glycogen synthase GlgA, whose product MERLKILFASSEVVPFAKTGGLADVAGSLPIALEKKGVDVRVIMPKYGLIKCKADEATMGKNVKVYFVANEEYFDRKELYGDKFGDYEDNLDRFAFFSREILERCKRENFQPDIIHCNDWQTALVPVYLNTIYKYDPFFFNTRALFTIHNMAYQGLFPKEEFPKTGLDWVLFSIEYFEFYDKVNLMKAGLVYSDAINTVSPTYAREILTREFGCGLEGVLKTRNNVLSGILNGIDYDIWNPEKDAGISKKYSAETSNDKYVNKEALQKELRLKVDQDIPMIGLISRLADQKGLDLIAKIISELLNMKVQFVVLGTGENKYHLLFEKMAKAHSKNTSINLKFDAVLAQKIYAASDVFLIPSRYEPCGLSQMISFKFGTIPIVRQTGGLKDSVTEFDPKTLDGNGFTFEEYRADLLFAAIKRALNLYRNKNMWSKLVSKVMGLDFSWEKSAAEYIRLYDRMLGPR is encoded by the coding sequence ACTATTTGCCTCAAGCGAGGTCGTGCCTTTCGCGAAAACGGGCGGATTGGCGGATGTCGCCGGAAGCCTTCCTATCGCGTTGGAAAAAAAGGGTGTAGACGTGCGGGTGATAATGCCCAAATACGGACTCATAAAATGCAAAGCCGATGAAGCTACGATGGGTAAGAACGTAAAAGTCTATTTTGTCGCGAATGAAGAATACTTTGACAGGAAAGAGCTGTACGGCGACAAATTCGGAGATTACGAGGACAACCTCGACAGGTTCGCTTTCTTTTCCAGGGAGATATTGGAGCGCTGCAAACGCGAGAATTTCCAACCGGATATAATCCACTGCAATGACTGGCAGACGGCATTGGTCCCGGTCTATCTTAATACCATATACAAATACGACCCGTTCTTTTTCAATACCAGGGCGCTCTTCACTATCCACAACATGGCATATCAGGGCCTGTTCCCAAAAGAGGAGTTCCCTAAGACGGGGCTGGATTGGGTGCTCTTCAGTATAGAATACTTTGAGTTTTACGACAAGGTCAACTTGATGAAGGCGGGGCTGGTATATTCCGACGCTATAAACACGGTGAGCCCGACTTACGCCAGGGAGATACTTACCAGGGAGTTCGGCTGCGGCCTCGAAGGCGTGTTAAAGACGCGCAACAATGTCTTATCCGGTATCCTTAACGGGATCGATTACGATATCTGGAACCCTGAGAAGGACGCCGGGATATCAAAAAAATATTCGGCCGAGACATCAAACGATAAATACGTTAACAAAGAGGCGCTGCAGAAGGAATTGAGGCTGAAGGTAGACCAAGACATCCCTATGATAGGCCTCATATCGCGACTTGCCGACCAGAAAGGCCTGGACCTCATAGCGAAGATCATCAGCGAACTGTTAAATATGAAAGTGCAGTTCGTTGTGCTGGGCACGGGCGAGAATAAATATCATCTTCTATTCGAGAAGATGGCCAAGGCGCATAGTAAGAACACCTCCATTAACCTTAAATTCGACGCGGTGCTGGCACAAAAGATATACGCGGCATCGGACGTTTTCCTCATACCGTCAAGATACGAGCCGTGCGGCCTGAGCCAGATGATAAGCTTCAAATTCGGAACTATCCCCATAGTCAGACAGACAGGGGGGCTTAAAGACAGCGTCACCGAATTCGATCCTAAAACCCTTGACGGCAACGGGTTCACGTTCGAGGAATACAGGGCGGACCTCTTATTCGCCGCTATAAAGAGGGCGCTTAACTTGTACAGGAACAAAAATATGTGGTCGAAGCTCGTCAGCAAGGTGATGGGACTCGATTTTTCATGGGAGAAATCGGCCGCGGAGTATATAAGGCTGTACGACAGGATGTTGGGACCGCGATGA